Proteins co-encoded in one Rhodococcus sp. PAMC28707 genomic window:
- a CDS encoding class I SAM-dependent methyltransferase, producing MTRTAYDAVAHSYAELLRDELSHKPLDRRLLDTFADMLFAGGGTRVLDAGCGPGRVSEYLHGHGLTTLGIDVSPAMIDIARRGYPALQFDVGSILDLNLAGGCFEGVVAWYSIIHTPPKLLTVVFAEFWRVLAPGGLLLLSFQVGDERVRIEHAYGHAVAYDVYRLSPEEISDQLSERGFQVEVRVVRAPTGSELQPQAYIIARK from the coding sequence ATGACAAGAACGGCCTACGATGCGGTCGCGCACAGCTATGCCGAACTACTTCGAGATGAACTCTCACACAAACCACTCGATCGGCGATTGTTGGACACGTTTGCGGACATGTTGTTTGCCGGTGGAGGCACGCGAGTTCTCGACGCCGGGTGTGGACCCGGTCGGGTTTCGGAGTACCTCCACGGCCACGGGCTGACTACTCTCGGGATCGATGTGTCCCCGGCGATGATCGACATCGCCCGAAGAGGCTATCCTGCACTGCAATTCGACGTCGGTTCGATACTCGATCTGAACCTCGCAGGCGGATGCTTCGAGGGGGTAGTCGCATGGTATTCGATAATTCATACCCCGCCGAAGCTCCTGACCGTGGTCTTCGCCGAGTTCTGGCGGGTCCTTGCCCCGGGCGGATTGCTTCTACTCTCGTTTCAGGTCGGAGACGAGCGAGTACGGATCGAGCACGCTTACGGTCATGCCGTCGCGTACGACGTCTACCGTCTGTCTCCTGAGGAAATCTCGGATCAATTATCCGAGAGGGGATTTCAGGTGGAAGTTCGAGTAGTCCGTGCGCCGACGGGATCTGAGCTTCAACCGCAGGCATACATTATTGCGCGCAAGTAG
- a CDS encoding nucleotidyltransferase family protein, with protein MTGEAIGVLLAAGAGTRYGSPKVLADEGRWLDIAVRALLEGGCEKAIVVLGAADSAMPDGAIAVHAHDWLVGMSASLKAGLSAAEGFSYAVVHVVDTPDVGPEVVRAVLDAARVSPSHLARAVFGGTPGHPVVFGREHWDEVIATSSGDAGARAFLRSRFDVVAVDCSRWATGIDHDYR; from the coding sequence TTGACGGGCGAGGCGATCGGGGTGCTGTTGGCGGCAGGTGCCGGCACCCGCTACGGATCACCGAAGGTACTCGCCGACGAAGGCCGGTGGCTCGACATCGCCGTGCGCGCCCTGCTCGAAGGTGGATGCGAGAAGGCGATCGTGGTGCTCGGTGCCGCCGACAGCGCTATGCCGGACGGGGCGATCGCTGTGCACGCTCACGACTGGCTCGTCGGGATGAGCGCCTCGCTTAAGGCCGGGCTGTCCGCGGCCGAGGGCTTCTCGTACGCGGTCGTCCATGTCGTCGACACTCCCGATGTGGGTCCCGAGGTTGTGCGCGCTGTCCTCGATGCCGCCCGGGTTTCGCCGTCGCATCTGGCTCGTGCGGTATTCGGCGGCACTCCCGGACACCCCGTGGTGTTCGGTCGTGAGCATTGGGACGAAGTGATTGCCACCTCGAGTGGCGACGCGGGTGCACGGGCGTTTCTGCGCAGTAGATTCGATGTCGTCGCCGTCGATTGTTCTCGATGGGCGACGGGCATCGATCACGACTACCGCTAG
- a CDS encoding DUF2461 domain-containing protein — translation MAFTGIPFAALDFYEDLEADNSKTWWAAHKSVYDESVKAPMTALLAELEAEFGEGKVFRPYRDVRFSKDKTPYKTHQGGFVASGQSLGFYVQIDPAGLFVAGGFYGSTTEGIARYREAVDNDVRGVELEKLVTTLTAAGFEIGGDQLKTKPRGYELDHPRIGLLRHKSLTASKHFGSPDWLETSAAMVHVRDTWRELVPLVEWVRAVMG, via the coding sequence ATGGCTTTCACCGGTATTCCTTTTGCTGCGCTGGACTTCTACGAGGACCTCGAAGCGGACAACAGCAAGACGTGGTGGGCTGCTCATAAATCCGTCTATGACGAGTCGGTCAAAGCGCCCATGACCGCGTTGCTCGCAGAGCTGGAAGCGGAGTTCGGTGAAGGGAAAGTATTCCGCCCGTATCGAGACGTGCGATTCTCCAAGGACAAGACGCCGTACAAGACGCATCAAGGCGGGTTCGTCGCGAGCGGGCAAAGCCTCGGCTTCTACGTACAGATCGATCCAGCCGGGCTCTTCGTCGCAGGCGGGTTCTATGGTTCGACCACCGAGGGCATTGCCCGCTATCGAGAAGCGGTGGACAACGACGTACGTGGGGTTGAACTCGAAAAATTGGTGACGACCTTGACCGCGGCCGGATTCGAGATCGGTGGTGACCAGCTGAAAACCAAGCCGCGTGGATACGAGCTCGACCACCCTCGAATCGGCCTGCTCAGACACAAATCCTTGACGGCGTCGAAACATTTCGGATCACCGGACTGGCTCGAGACGTCCGCCGCGATGGTGCACGTGCGCGATACCTGGCGTGAACTCGTACCCCTGGTCGAGTGGGTGAGAGCGGTGATGGGCTAA
- a CDS encoding DUF4188 domain-containing protein: MDHRIQTGRYTAQIDGDFVVFLIGIRINKLWKIHKWIGPFLAMPRMLRELKLHPDKGLLGARISMGGRTVTVVQYWRSFDQLEAFAKNPNDPHLPAWKAFNRRVGASGDVGVYHETYLIGVGRHESIYSNMPVMGLAEAGSSVVVGKHSDTARARITPE, translated from the coding sequence ATGGACCATCGAATACAGACCGGGCGATACACCGCACAAATCGACGGCGACTTCGTCGTCTTCCTCATCGGGATCCGTATCAACAAACTATGGAAGATTCACAAGTGGATCGGCCCTTTTCTGGCGATGCCTCGCATGCTGCGAGAGCTGAAACTGCACCCCGACAAGGGGCTGCTGGGTGCTCGGATATCGATGGGTGGACGCACTGTGACCGTGGTGCAGTACTGGCGTAGCTTCGATCAGCTCGAAGCGTTCGCAAAGAACCCGAACGATCCTCACCTACCGGCATGGAAGGCATTCAACCGGCGAGTCGGCGCCAGTGGCGACGTCGGGGTCTACCACGAGACCTACCTCATCGGCGTCGGCCGACACGAGTCGATCTACTCGAACATGCCCGTCATGGGATTGGCTGAAGCCGGCAGCTCGGTCGTAGTGGGTAAACACAGCGACACCGCGCGAGCCCGCATCACCCCCGAATGA
- a CDS encoding MerR family transcriptional regulator: MRVSELGRRSEVSAASIKYSLREGLLTAGVQTAGNQAVYGDQHVRRLRLIRSLIDIGGLSISHVRATLRRFYFPTTLTDFDSAADTAERTAAAEVKYARSMPDRTNAVETMLVGTVVLERALVEVRRLALEAASFRIDGNARAVTPTEPS; the protein is encoded by the coding sequence GTGAGGGTTTCCGAACTCGGCCGACGCAGCGAAGTATCGGCCGCCTCGATCAAGTACTCCCTGCGTGAGGGTCTGCTCACCGCTGGTGTGCAGACAGCCGGCAACCAGGCCGTCTACGGCGATCAGCACGTTCGAAGGTTGCGCCTGATCCGCTCGCTCATCGACATCGGCGGCCTTTCGATCTCACATGTTCGCGCCACGCTGCGCCGGTTCTACTTTCCGACTACCCTCACCGACTTCGACAGTGCCGCCGACACCGCCGAGCGGACCGCGGCGGCCGAAGTGAAGTACGCCCGATCCATGCCGGACCGCACGAATGCGGTCGAGACGATGCTCGTCGGAACCGTCGTACTCGAGCGCGCACTCGTCGAGGTCCGGCGACTCGCGCTCGAAGCCGCAAGCTTCCGGATCGACGGCAACGCACGCGCCGTCACGCCGACGGAACCGTCATGA
- a CDS encoding YbhN family protein produces MTPSPVRKVASAVLSYGVVGLVMWLLYRTVGNSGAVSDALSSISVGDVLIVSVFGLLYLASMLWPMVYTLPGLTIAQAGVARTTSLALANTVPEGGTVATGLTFGMYRSWGFTLADSSTSIIAIGIWTNLSRYVLMSVALVILVLFGTTTGSEVWIAVGTCVVVTAICLLVALVITNDACARRVGRALTRGRNVLARRFERIAPRDMEEVVADFREHLLARVRTCWRSLTATMLLSQLLGALTLGVALRLMGTSSDEVGWDRIVVAFGAMSLAVLLAPTPGGLGVADAVLIAVLGVGMTTTRQGELVAAVVLFRMATWLLPIPLGLIAYLYWRSTKNWRVIVGRPSSAPQPSSDPRS; encoded by the coding sequence ATGACGCCCAGCCCTGTCCGTAAGGTCGCTTCTGCCGTCCTGTCGTACGGGGTGGTCGGGCTCGTCATGTGGCTGCTCTATCGCACAGTCGGGAATTCGGGTGCGGTATCGGATGCGCTGAGTTCGATTTCGGTGGGCGACGTTCTCATCGTGAGCGTTTTCGGGCTGCTCTACCTGGCGTCGATGTTGTGGCCGATGGTCTATACGTTGCCCGGCCTGACGATCGCGCAGGCCGGCGTTGCACGGACGACATCGCTTGCGCTGGCGAACACGGTTCCCGAGGGCGGCACGGTCGCAACGGGTTTGACGTTCGGAATGTACCGATCCTGGGGTTTCACGTTGGCGGACAGTTCGACCTCGATTATCGCTATCGGCATCTGGACCAATCTGTCGCGGTATGTGTTGATGTCGGTCGCTCTCGTAATTCTTGTATTGTTCGGGACCACAACGGGGTCGGAGGTCTGGATTGCCGTCGGCACGTGTGTCGTCGTCACCGCGATCTGCCTACTCGTCGCGCTCGTGATAACCAACGATGCATGTGCTCGTCGCGTCGGCCGAGCGCTCACACGTGGCCGAAACGTGTTGGCACGACGGTTCGAGCGCATCGCTCCACGAGACATGGAGGAGGTCGTCGCCGACTTCCGCGAGCATCTGCTCGCCCGGGTACGTACCTGTTGGCGGTCGTTGACTGCGACGATGTTGCTCTCGCAATTGCTCGGGGCACTCACGCTCGGTGTGGCTCTTCGGCTGATGGGTACGAGCAGTGACGAAGTGGGCTGGGATCGGATCGTGGTCGCCTTCGGTGCCATGTCGTTGGCAGTGCTCCTCGCACCCACCCCTGGCGGTCTCGGGGTTGCCGACGCCGTTCTGATCGCAGTTCTCGGAGTCGGCATGACCACGACTCGACAAGGAGAACTGGTTGCGGCCGTGGTGTTGTTCCGGATGGCAACGTGGCTGCTTCCGATACCGCTCGGTCTGATCGCGTACCTCTATTGGCGATCGACGAAGAACTGGCGAGTCATCGTAGGTCGGCCGTCCAGTGCTCCCCAGCCGTCGAGTGATCCCCGGTCATGA
- a CDS encoding Lrp/AsnC family transcriptional regulator: MSENLDRIDRLIIDELVADGRATLATLAEKATLSVSAVQSRVRRLEARRVIRGYTAQVDPDALGRPLSAFVSITPIDPAQPDDAPARLRNIAAIESCHSVAGEESYVLLVRVESPRSLEGLLQEIRATANVRTRSTIILQTFYDR; the protein is encoded by the coding sequence GTGAGTGAAAACCTCGACCGGATAGACCGGTTGATCATCGACGAACTGGTGGCCGACGGCCGCGCGACTCTGGCCACTCTTGCAGAGAAGGCCACCCTCTCGGTGTCCGCTGTGCAATCGCGTGTCCGACGCCTAGAGGCCCGTCGAGTCATCCGCGGGTACACCGCACAGGTGGATCCGGATGCGCTGGGGCGCCCGCTGTCTGCGTTCGTTTCCATCACGCCCATCGACCCCGCGCAGCCCGACGATGCACCCGCGCGTCTTCGCAATATCGCCGCCATCGAATCGTGCCATTCGGTGGCAGGGGAGGAGAGTTACGTTCTTCTCGTTCGAGTGGAATCACCGCGCAGCCTCGAAGGCTTACTGCAAGAGATTCGCGCAACGGCGAATGTTCGGACTCGAAGCACGATCATTCTGCAAACCTTCTACGACCGATGA
- a CDS encoding type II CAAX endopeptidase family protein, whose amino-acid sequence MATWQTSVVDVVKAALVEKVDRDHEETDKAFMRRRIVVVITLVVGATLLGLSLAVEPGDSVFYALTLGLAAAWIVGGFASGPLHLGRIRINGSMRRPIVTPILTGLAASAVFVVGALIVRQIPPLADFTENVLAHARFGSLALIVFITLLNGVAEEIFFRGALFAAIGRRKPVLISTVVYTVVTLASGNPMLAFAAITLGFVLALQRRASGGILAPILTHVIWSTVMIFALPPLFA is encoded by the coding sequence ATGGCGACGTGGCAGACGAGCGTGGTCGACGTTGTGAAGGCGGCCCTTGTAGAAAAGGTCGACCGGGACCACGAGGAAACCGACAAGGCATTTATGCGACGCCGGATCGTGGTGGTGATCACCCTCGTGGTCGGGGCCACGCTACTGGGACTTTCGCTTGCAGTCGAACCCGGCGACAGCGTGTTCTATGCGTTGACCCTTGGGTTGGCTGCAGCGTGGATTGTGGGTGGATTCGCCTCGGGCCCACTGCATCTGGGGCGAATTCGGATCAACGGTTCGATGCGAAGACCGATCGTCACCCCAATTCTCACCGGGCTTGCTGCAAGCGCAGTTTTCGTCGTCGGCGCTTTGATCGTGCGCCAGATCCCACCACTGGCAGACTTCACCGAGAATGTGCTGGCGCACGCGCGGTTCGGGTCCCTGGCTTTGATCGTGTTCATCACCCTGCTCAATGGGGTCGCCGAGGAGATCTTCTTTCGAGGCGCCTTGTTCGCGGCGATCGGTCGTCGAAAGCCGGTTCTGATCTCGACCGTTGTCTACACGGTGGTCACCCTGGCGAGCGGGAACCCGATGCTTGCGTTCGCTGCAATCACGCTCGGTTTCGTTCTCGCCCTGCAACGACGCGCATCCGGTGGCATCTTGGCGCCGATCCTGACCCACGTGATCTGGTCCACCGTGATGATATTCGCGCTGCCGCCTCTGTTCGCCTGA
- a CDS encoding NAD(P)H-binding protein, giving the protein MRVLVTGASGYIGSRLVASLLKAGDDVCAASRRPEALTRFDWWHDVDTCALDAGDPHSLREGFEHAGDVEVAYYLVHAIGQADYRSQDLTSARQFAEAAAAAGVRRIVYLGGFVPEGEELSEHLASRADVGEALSVDGVEVVWLRAAIVIGAGSTSYEMLRYLADRLPVLPLPSWLSHPVQPIAVDDVLFYLQAARSTVPPGSYDIGGPDTVPYQDLLFAYVEAAGLTRVGLRTPGVPTGLAGRVIGKIIPIPDALAEDLVGSLHNTMTTSEDRIVDVAGEPEGGRTTIADAMRRSVQGRVGTPPGVSELKDPLRLAVTDAAWSGGDASVIRRYGVAASSKPTWDLFESLGARSLLYSWPVAAVVRTNLDVVDSVSGRTRSAIRRLFDDRNREA; this is encoded by the coding sequence ATGAGAGTTCTCGTTACCGGTGCGAGTGGTTACATAGGGTCGAGGTTGGTCGCATCTCTGCTGAAGGCGGGTGACGACGTCTGTGCGGCGTCGAGACGACCCGAGGCACTGACTAGATTCGACTGGTGGCACGACGTCGACACCTGCGCTCTCGACGCGGGTGACCCACACTCGCTTCGCGAGGGTTTCGAGCACGCGGGCGACGTCGAGGTGGCGTACTACTTGGTACACGCGATCGGGCAAGCCGACTACCGTAGCCAAGATTTGACGTCGGCCCGGCAGTTCGCCGAAGCGGCTGCAGCCGCCGGTGTGCGCCGGATCGTCTACCTGGGCGGGTTCGTGCCGGAGGGCGAAGAGCTGTCGGAGCATCTGGCAAGCCGAGCAGACGTCGGGGAGGCGCTCTCGGTCGACGGCGTCGAGGTCGTGTGGCTCCGCGCAGCCATCGTGATCGGTGCCGGCTCCACCTCTTACGAGATGCTGCGCTATCTCGCCGACAGGCTCCCGGTGCTGCCGCTGCCGAGCTGGCTGAGCCACCCGGTGCAGCCTATCGCCGTCGACGACGTCCTGTTCTATCTCCAGGCGGCTCGCTCCACAGTTCCGCCTGGCTCGTACGACATCGGCGGCCCGGACACTGTGCCGTACCAAGATTTGTTGTTCGCGTATGTGGAGGCAGCAGGACTGACCCGGGTCGGGCTGCGCACCCCGGGCGTTCCTACTGGACTGGCCGGACGTGTCATCGGCAAGATCATCCCCATTCCAGATGCGCTCGCCGAAGACCTGGTCGGGTCACTGCACAACACCATGACGACTTCGGAGGATCGGATCGTCGATGTCGCCGGTGAGCCCGAAGGCGGTAGAACCACGATCGCCGATGCGATGCGTCGCAGTGTGCAGGGCCGCGTCGGCACCCCGCCCGGAGTGAGTGAACTCAAGGATCCACTGAGACTTGCCGTCACCGACGCAGCGTGGAGCGGAGGCGACGCGTCGGTGATCCGCCGCTACGGCGTGGCGGCCTCGTCGAAACCGACGTGGGACCTGTTCGAGTCCCTCGGCGCGCGTTCATTGTTGTACTCCTGGCCCGTCGCGGCGGTGGTGCGCACGAACCTCGATGTGGTGGACAGTGTTTCCGGCCGGACAAGATCGGCAATACGACGTCTGTTCGACGACAGAAATAGGGAGGCTTGA